A stretch of DNA from Allomeiothermus silvanus DSM 9946:
TCAACCTGATGGTGCAAAACCTGCTCCCGGCAATGGGCAGCGAACTCTTCCGGCTGGTGCGGCAGAGCCTCGAGGCCAACCCCCTTGGGCTATGGGTGCTGGGCTTCGCCCTGGCCGCCTTGCTGGGCTCAGCCAATGCGGTGGCGGCCCTGGCGTTGGCGTTGGTTGGGGCTAAGGCCCTGACTTTAGCGGGGGCTTTGGCGCTGATGCTAGGCGGGGGGGCGGGCTCGGGCTTCTTGCTGGTGCTCACCCGCCCTAGCGGGGCCCCGCTGGGGCGGCGGATCGCCTGGGCGCACGTAGGTTGGAAGACCTTGCTCTCGGGGATCTTCTTACTGCTGATGGGGCCCTTCGCTTCTGTCAGCCAGGGTATGGCTGGGGCTTTGGGGCTGGGGGTTGGGGGCGCGGTGGTCCAGGCCCATACCCTTTACCATCTGCTGGCCTCGCTGCTAGTGTTGCCGCTACTGCGCCCCCTTGAAGCACTGATGCACCGCTTGATCCCCGATACCGCGCAAACCGTCTCGCCTAAGTACCTCTCCACCGAGGCCCTGACCTCGCGGGAACTGGCCTCGAGCCTGGCTTTGCGGGAGGTAAGTCGGGTGGGGGACCAACTGGCACAAATGTTGGCCGAGACGGTGCGGATCCTATCGGACGGCCACGGGAACGCTGCCGAGGTAGCCCGCCGCGAGGAGAAGGTGGACCAACTGACCCGGGCGGTGGTGCTTTACCTGAGCGAACTCTCCTCGCGCCATCCGGGAGAAGCTCCGCTGATGCTGATGATCGCTGCCAGCGAGATCGAGCACATGGGCGACCAGGTGCGGCGCATTTTGCGGATGCAGAACAAGCTCTACCAGCAGCACCTGGAGTTTTCCAGTGAGGGCCGCGCTGAGCTGGCGGCCGCTGCCGAACGCACCTACCAGCGTTTGCGGCTAGCCCTGGCCGCGTTAGCGACCCGCAACACGGCCCTGGCGGATCAGGTATTGGCTGAGCGGCAGGAGATGGAGCGCTACCTGCTTGATCTGCGCCGTTCCCATTTGTTACGCCTCGAGCGCGGTCGTGTCGAGTCCAAAGCCACCACCTTGGCCCACCTCGATTTGCTGATCGTGCTGGAGGAACTTGACCAAAGCTTAACCCGCCTTGCTGCCCTAGCCCGCGATCTCGACACCCCGGCTCTGGGTGGACATTCTCCTGCTCCGGGTTAGCTACCGCTGAAGGCATATCGGTCGCTTCTGGAAGCCTCCTAGCAAGACCCAGGGAAGCCATTTGACAAGCCCGCCGTGAGGTGGCTTAGCCTATAGGACATGGGGGAAAGCGCTGTGTATACGGCCGATGTTTTGCTCATCGGCGCGGGAATTATCGGAGCGGCTTGCGCATACCGCTTGGGCGAACGTGGGCTTAAAGTACGCATCCTAGAGGCGGCCTCTGCTCCTGCGATGGGTTCTACTGGCAAGAGTGCAGCAGGGGTACGGGTGCAGTTTTCCGAGCCCACCAATATTCTGCTCTCTTGGGAGAGCATCCAGGAGTATCGCCAGATGCCGGAGGCGGCTTACCGGCCCATCGGTTATTTGTTCTTGGTGCCTGAATCGGAATGGCCCCAGCACCACAAAGCGGTAGAGCTGCAGCGCTCACTCGGGGTTGCGGTGGAGGAGCTATGCCTCGAGGATGCACAGCATATCGTAGAGTTCAACCCTAAAGGGCTCGCCGGGGCTACCTACGGCCCGGCAGACGGGGTGGTGGATCCCCACGGCATCACGATGGAATACCTGCGCCGCTCACGTACTTTAGGGGTGGAGCTGCACCTCGAGGCCGAGCTTCTCCGGGCATTCCGGCAAGGGGGGGTGTGGAGGGTAGAAACCCGCCGCGCTACGTTTGAAGCTCCATACATCCTCAACGCTGCCGGGGCTTGGGCGGGCGAGGTGGGGAAGCGGGCCCGGCTGGAGATTCCTGTACAGCCTGCCCGCCGCCTGGTGTTTGCTACTGCCCCTACCGGCTGGAAGCATAACTACCCGCTCACCATCGACCTCGCTAGCGGTTTCTGGT
This window harbors:
- a CDS encoding NAD(P)/FAD-dependent oxidoreductase: MGESAVYTADVLLIGAGIIGAACAYRLGERGLKVRILEAASAPAMGSTGKSAAGVRVQFSEPTNILLSWESIQEYRQMPEAAYRPIGYLFLVPESEWPQHHKAVELQRSLGVAVEELCLEDAQHIVEFNPKGLAGATYGPADGVVDPHGITMEYLRRSRTLGVELHLEAELLRAFRQGGVWRVETRRATFEAPYILNAAGAWAGEVGKRARLEIPVQPARRLVFATAPTGWKHNYPLTIDLASGFWFRSEGERVIFGKSNLAEVGFSTGMDWAWLEPTLEAGLDRFPWLAKTALDRKASWWGYYEVTPDHNPILGRMPGVEGWVNACGFSGHGVQQAAAVGRLMAEEIAEGRAATLNIDPLRYERFSSRARVAERNIV
- a CDS encoding Na/Pi cotransporter family protein; this encodes MLIALGGLAILILGLKLLSEALSALLGGSARRILTAATANPLRAWLAGVVVGALSLNSSALSLTAIGLAEAGITPFATALVLGLAAKAGATVALQLAATPLSAVALPIVGVGYLLSLWSKAKSWGEMLIGLGLLLLGINLMVQNLLPAMGSELFRLVRQSLEANPLGLWVLGFALAALLGSANAVAALALALVGAKALTLAGALALMLGGGAGSGFLLVLTRPSGAPLGRRIAWAHVGWKTLLSGIFLLLMGPFASVSQGMAGALGLGVGGAVVQAHTLYHLLASLLVLPLLRPLEALMHRLIPDTAQTVSPKYLSTEALTSRELASSLALREVSRVGDQLAQMLAETVRILSDGHGNAAEVARREEKVDQLTRAVVLYLSELSSRHPGEAPLMLMIAASEIEHMGDQVRRILRMQNKLYQQHLEFSSEGRAELAAAAERTYQRLRLALAALATRNTALADQVLAERQEMERYLLDLRRSHLLRLERGRVESKATTLAHLDLLIVLEELDQSLTRLAALARDLDTPALGGHSPAPG